The following coding sequences are from one Cervus canadensis isolate Bull #8, Minnesota chromosome 4, ASM1932006v1, whole genome shotgun sequence window:
- the ANO8 gene encoding anoctamin-8 isoform X2 produces MAEATSGAGGTSLEGERGKRPPPEGEPAAPASGVLDKLFGKRLLQVGRYLVSHKAWMKTVPTENCDVLMTFPDTTDDHTLLWLLNHIRVGIPELIVQVRHHRHTRAYAFFVTATYESLLRGADELGLRKAVKAEFGGGTRGFSCEEDFIYENVESELRFFTSQERQSIIRFWLQNLRAKQGEALHNVRFLEDQPIIPELAARGIIQQVFPVHEQRILNRLMKSWVQAVCENQPLDEICDYFGVKIAMYFAWLGFYTSAMVYPAVFGSVLYTFTEADQTSRDVSCVVFALFNVVWSTLFLEEWKRRGAELAYKWGTLDSPGEAVEEPRPQFRGVRRISPVTQAEEFYYPPWKRLLFQMLVSLPLCLTCLACVFLLMLGCFQLQELVLSVKGLPRLARFLPKVMLALLVSASAEGYKKLAVWLNDMENYRLESAYEKHLIIKVVLFQFVNSYLSLFYIGFYLKDMERLKELLIVLSLSQSLERQLWAVLVPLVALRFRLLLLSLQGLLLEARAKMLATLLITRQFLQNVREVLQPHLYRRLGRGELGLRAAWELARALLGLLSLRRPTRGHLEPPAEEGGGGSSSGGGRRCLSGGCGAPEEEEEATVERRPAGEGGEVGDGPRGGREEEDEEEEEDDEEEEEEEEEGEEGGLLDCGLRLKKVSFAERGAGRRRPGPSQEALLEEGSPTMVEKGLEPGVFTLAEEDDEAEGAPSSPEREPPPAVLLRRAGGEGRDQGPDGGLDPEPGSGDSARKQRRQNRSSWIDPPEEEHSSQLTQAELESCMKKYEDTFQDYQEMFVQFGYVVLFSSAFPLAALCALINNLIEIRSDALKLCTGLQRPFGQRVESIGQWQKVMEVMGVLAIVVNCYLIGQCGQLQRLFPWLSPEAAIVSVVVLEHFALLLKYLIHVAIPDIPGWVAEEMAKLEYQRREAFKRHERQAQHRYQQQQRRRREEEERQRHAEHHARRERDASGREEARAEGSGLDPAAPEKTSAKAKGSGAGGHGPERPKRPGSLLAPNNVMKLKQIIPLQGKFLSSGASSSSPAGPGANLTTRPTPAQSPTGSDTRLPAFLSFKFLKSPETRRDPERSHSPPKAFHAGKLFPFGGARAEAGSNGAGGQARQDGTLGGGGCRAQRSGLADEAAAEEPDTPRPEEEGSGTALAPVGAPALRTRRSRSPAPPPPPPTPLPRPPTPPAGCWQWDGPWGCGGEGAAPRQAPAANDCPPCALAGPPPAPQPLPGDASFYSLPLPPLPPTSEPPQPPMPSPSPSSSPSPQAVCWPSGWH; encoded by the exons ATGGCGGAAGCTACCTCCGGCGCTGGGGGCACGTCCCTGGAGGGCGAGCGTGGCAAGAGGCCCCCGCCGGAGGGCGAGCCTGCAGCCCCGGCGTCCGGAGTTCTGG atAAGCTTTTTGGGAAGCGGCTCCTGCAGGTGGGTCGGTATCTGGTGTCTCACAAAGCATGGATGAAGACGGTGCCCACGGAGAACTGTGACGTGTTGATGACCTTCCCAG ATACGACCGATGACCACACGCTGCTATGGCTGCTGAACCACATCCGCGTGGGTATCCCTGAGCTCATCGTGCAAGTCCGCCACCATCGCCACACACGCGCCTACGCTTTCTTCGTCACCGCCACATACGAGAG CCTACTCAGAGGGGCCGACGAGCTGGGTCTGCGCAAAGCAGTGAAGGCCGAGTTTGGCGGGGGCACCCGCGGCTTCTCCTGCGAGGAGGACTTCATCTACGAGAATGTGGAGAGTGAGCTGCGCTTCTTCACCTCCCAG GAGCGCCAGAGCATCATCCGCTTCTGGCTGCAGAACCTTCGTGCCAAGCAGGGCGAGGCACTGCACAATGTGCGCTTTCTGGAGGACCAGCCAATCA TCCCTGAACTGGCGGCCCGCGGGATCATCCAGCAGGTGTTCCCAGTCCACGAGCAGCGCATCCTGAACCGTCTCATGAAGTCATGGGTGCAGGCTGTGTGTGAAAACCAGCCTCTAG ATGAGATCTGCGACTACTTTGGTGTGAAGATTGCCATGTACTTTGCCTGGTTGGGTTTCTACACATCGGCAATGGTGTACCCGGCGGTCTTCGGCTCAGTCCTGTACACATTCACAGAGGCTGATCAG ACAAGCCGGGATGTGTCCTGCGTGGTCTTTGCCCTCTTCAACGTGGTCTGGTCAACGCTGTTCTTGGAGGAGTGGAAACGGAGGGGGGCCGAGCTGGCCTACAAGTGGGGAACACTGGACTCACCCGGGGAAGCTGTGGAGGAGCCACGACCCCAGTTCAGG GGCGTGCGGCGCATCAGCCCTGTGACTCAGGCAGAGGAGTTCTACTACCCGCCCTGGAAGCGGCTGCTCTTCCAAATGCTCGTGAGTCTCCCCTTGTGCCTCACCTGCCTAGCCTGCGTGTTCCTGCTCATGCTCGGCTGCTTCCAGCTCCAG GAGCTGGTGCTGAGCGTGAAGGGGCTGCCCCGTCTTGCCCGCTTCCTGCCGAAAGTCATGTTGGCCCTGCTGGTCAGCGCAAGCGCCGAGGGCTATAAGAAGCTGGCTGTCTGGCTCAACGACATGG AGAACTATCGGCTGGAGAGTGCCTATGAGAAGCACCTCATCATCAAGGTCGTCCTG TTCCAGTTCGTCAACTCATACCTGAGCCTCTTCTACATTGGCTTCTACCTCAAGGACATGGAACGCCTGAAAGAG CTCCTGATCGTCTTGTCCCTGTCCCAGAGCCTCGAGCGGCAGCTTTGGGCGGTGCTGGTCCCGCTCGTGGCCCTGCGGTTCCGcctgctcctcctctccctccagggCCTCCTTCTTGAGGCCCGGGCCAAA ATGCTGGCCACACTGCTGATCACCCGCCAGTTCCTCCAGAATGTTCGAGAGGTTCTGCAGCCCCACCTGTATCGGCGGCTGGGCCGAGGAGAGCTTGGCCTGCGGGCGGCCTGGGAGCTGGCCCGTGCCCTGCTTGGCCTCCTGAGCCTCCGGCGCCCCACACGCGGCCACCTCGAACCCCCGGCTGAAGAGGGTGGCGGTGGCAGCAGCAGTGGGGGGGGCCGCAGGTGTCTCAGTGGGGGCTGCGGGGCacctgaggaggaagaggaggccacGGTGGAGCGGCGGCCggcaggggaagggggagaggtgggggatgggccccgggggggcagagaggaggaggacgaagaggaggaggaggacgacgaagaggaggaggaggaggaggaggaaggcgaGGAGGGTGGCCTCCTGGACTGTGGGCTCCGACTGAAGAAGGTCAGCTTTGCTGAGCGGGGGGCTGGGCGGCGTCGGCCAGGCCCAAGCCAGGaggccctcctggaggaggggagccCCACCATGGTGGAGAAGGGGTTGGAACCAGGTGTGTTCACACTGGCCGAGGAGGACGATGAGGCCGAGGGGGCTCCCAGCAGCCCCGAACGGGAACCTCCCCCAGCTGTCCTGCTCCGCCGGGCCGGAGGTGAGGGCCGAGACCAGGGGCCAGATGGGGGCCTGGACCCAGAGCCAGGCTCAGGCGACTCAGCCCGGAAGCAGCGGCGGCAGAACCGGTCATCTTGGATCGACCCACCAGAAGAGGAACACTCCTCTCAGCTCACCCAGGCGGAGCTCGAGAGCTGCATGAAGAAATATGAG GACACGTTCCAGGACTACCAGGAGATGTTCGTGCAGTTTGGCTATGTCGTGCTCTTCTCGTCCGCCTTCCCCCTGGCTGCCCTCTGCGCCCTCATCAACAACCTCATCGAGATCCGCAGTGACGCCCTCAAGCTGTGCACGGGGCTACAGCGGCCCTTTGGGCAGCGGGTGGAAAGCATTGGCCAGTGGCAG aaGGTGATGGAGGTCATGGGCGTCCTGGCAATCGTGGTCAATTGCTATCTAATTGGCCAGTGTGGGCAGCTGCAGCGCCTCTTCCCCTGGCTCAGTCCCGAGGCAGCCATCGTGTCCGTGGTGGTGCTCGAG CACTTCGCTCTGCTCCTCAAGTACCTCATCCATGTGGCCATCCCCGACATCCCGGGCTGGGTGGCTGAGGAGATGGCCAAGCTGGAGTACCAGCGCCGGGAGGCCTTCAAG AGACATGAGCGCCAGGCCCAGCACCGCTACCAACAACAGCAGCGGcggaggcgggaggaggaggagcgaCAGCGCCACGCGGAACACCACGCCCGGAGGGAGCGAGACGCCAGTGGCCGAGAGGAGGCTCGGGCCGAGGGCTCTGGGTTGGACCCTGCTGCCCCGGAGAAAACCTCGGCCAAGGCCAAGGGCAGTGGGGCAGGTGGCCACGGGCCGGAGCGACCCAAGCGCCCGGGGTCCCTGCTGGCACCCAACAACGTCATGAAGCTGAAGCAGATCATCCCGCTGCAGGGCAAGTTCCTGTCATCGGGGGCCTCGTCCTCCTCGCCGGCCGGCCCGGGGGCCAACCTCACCACCCGGCCAACCCCTGCCCAGTCGCCCACTGGCAGTGACACCCGCCTGCCAGCCTTCCTTAGCTTCAAATTCCTCAAGTCACCTGAGACCCGGCGGGACCCAGAGCGTAGCCACTCTCCACCCAAGGCCTTCCACGCCGGCAAGCTTTTCCCCTTCGGCGGGGCCCGGGCAGAGGCCGGGTCCAACGGGGCGGGCGGGCAGGCCCGGCAGGACGGGACCCTCGGCGGTGGCGGTTGCCGAGCCCAGCGGAGTGGGCTGGCGGACGAGGCTGCAGCTGAGGAGCCGGACACACCCCGGCCCGAAGAGGAAGGCTCAG GGACAGCGCTGGCCCCCGTGGGCGCCCCGGCCCTCCGCACCCGCCGCAGCCGGAGCCCtgcgccgccgccaccgccgccaaCACCGCTGCCTCGGCCCCCGACGCCCCCCGCGGGCTGCTGGCAGTGGGACGGGCCGTGGGGCTGCGGGGGCGAGGGGGCCgccccccgccaggctcctgctGCCAACGACTGCCCGCCCTGCGCCCTCGCCGGGCCCCcgcctgccccccagcccctgccgGGGGACGCCAGCTTCTACAGCCTCCCGCTGCCGCCGCTGCCTCCCACCTCCGAGCCCCCCCAGCCCCCGATGCCCTCACCCAGCCCCAGCTCCAGTCCCAGTCCTCAGGCCGTATGCTGGCCCAGCGGCTGGCATTAG
- the ANO8 gene encoding anoctamin-8 isoform X4, translating to MAEATSGAGGTSLEGERGKRPPPEGEPAAPASGVLDKLFGKRLLQVGRYLVSHKAWMKTVPTENCDVLMTFPDTTDDHTLLWLLNHIRVGIPELIVQVRHHRHTRAYAFFVTATYESLLRGADELGLRKAVKAEFGGGTRGFSCEEDFIYENVESELRFFTSQERQSIIRFWLQNLRAKQGEALHNVRFLEDQPIIPELAARGIIQQVFPVHEQRILNRLMKSWVQAVCENQPLDEICDYFGVKIAMYFAWLGFYTSAMVYPAVFGSVLYTFTEADQTSRDVSCVVFALFNVVWSTLFLEEWKRRGAELAYKWGTLDSPGEAVEEPRPQFRGVRRISPVTQAEEFYYPPWKRLLFQMLVSLPLCLTCLACVFLLMLGCFQLQELVLSVKGLPRLARFLPKVMLALLVSASAEGYKKLAVWLNDMENYRLESAYEKHLIIKVVLFQFVNSYLSLFYIGFYLKDMERLKEMLATLLITRQFLQNVREVLQPHLYRRLGRGELGLRAAWELARALLGLLSLRRPTRGHLEPPAEEGGGGSSSGGGRRCLSGGCGAPEEEEEATVERRPAGEGGEVGDGPRGGREEEDEEEEEDDEEEEEEEEEGEEGGLLDCGLRLKKVSFAERGAGRRRPGPSQEALLEEGSPTMVEKGLEPGVFTLAEEDDEAEGAPSSPEREPPPAVLLRRAGGEGRDQGPDGGLDPEPGSGDSARKQRRQNRSSWIDPPEEEHSSQLTQAELESCMKKYEDTFQDYQEMFVQFGYVVLFSSAFPLAALCALINNLIEIRSDALKLCTGLQRPFGQRVESIGQWQKVMEVMGVLAIVVNCYLIGQCGQLQRLFPWLSPEAAIVSVVVLEHFALLLKYLIHVAIPDIPGWVAEEMAKLEYQRREAFKRHERQAQHRYQQQQRRRREEEERQRHAEHHARRERDASGREEARAEGSGLDPAAPEKTSAKAKGSGAGGHGPERPKRPGSLLAPNNVMKLKQIIPLQGKFLSSGASSSSPAGPGANLTTRPTPAQSPTGSDTRLPAFLSFKFLKSPETRRDPERSHSPPKAFHAGKLFPFGGARAEAGSNGAGGQARQDGTLGGGGCRAQRSGLADEAAAEEPDTPRPEEEGSGTALAPVGAPALRTRRSRSPAPPPPPPTPLPRPPTPPAGCWQWDGPWGCGGEGAAPRQAPAANDCPPCALAGPPPAPQPLPGDASFYSLPLPPLPPTSEPPQPPMPSPSPSSSPSPQAVCWPSGWH from the exons ATGGCGGAAGCTACCTCCGGCGCTGGGGGCACGTCCCTGGAGGGCGAGCGTGGCAAGAGGCCCCCGCCGGAGGGCGAGCCTGCAGCCCCGGCGTCCGGAGTTCTGG atAAGCTTTTTGGGAAGCGGCTCCTGCAGGTGGGTCGGTATCTGGTGTCTCACAAAGCATGGATGAAGACGGTGCCCACGGAGAACTGTGACGTGTTGATGACCTTCCCAG ATACGACCGATGACCACACGCTGCTATGGCTGCTGAACCACATCCGCGTGGGTATCCCTGAGCTCATCGTGCAAGTCCGCCACCATCGCCACACACGCGCCTACGCTTTCTTCGTCACCGCCACATACGAGAG CCTACTCAGAGGGGCCGACGAGCTGGGTCTGCGCAAAGCAGTGAAGGCCGAGTTTGGCGGGGGCACCCGCGGCTTCTCCTGCGAGGAGGACTTCATCTACGAGAATGTGGAGAGTGAGCTGCGCTTCTTCACCTCCCAG GAGCGCCAGAGCATCATCCGCTTCTGGCTGCAGAACCTTCGTGCCAAGCAGGGCGAGGCACTGCACAATGTGCGCTTTCTGGAGGACCAGCCAATCA TCCCTGAACTGGCGGCCCGCGGGATCATCCAGCAGGTGTTCCCAGTCCACGAGCAGCGCATCCTGAACCGTCTCATGAAGTCATGGGTGCAGGCTGTGTGTGAAAACCAGCCTCTAG ATGAGATCTGCGACTACTTTGGTGTGAAGATTGCCATGTACTTTGCCTGGTTGGGTTTCTACACATCGGCAATGGTGTACCCGGCGGTCTTCGGCTCAGTCCTGTACACATTCACAGAGGCTGATCAG ACAAGCCGGGATGTGTCCTGCGTGGTCTTTGCCCTCTTCAACGTGGTCTGGTCAACGCTGTTCTTGGAGGAGTGGAAACGGAGGGGGGCCGAGCTGGCCTACAAGTGGGGAACACTGGACTCACCCGGGGAAGCTGTGGAGGAGCCACGACCCCAGTTCAGG GGCGTGCGGCGCATCAGCCCTGTGACTCAGGCAGAGGAGTTCTACTACCCGCCCTGGAAGCGGCTGCTCTTCCAAATGCTCGTGAGTCTCCCCTTGTGCCTCACCTGCCTAGCCTGCGTGTTCCTGCTCATGCTCGGCTGCTTCCAGCTCCAG GAGCTGGTGCTGAGCGTGAAGGGGCTGCCCCGTCTTGCCCGCTTCCTGCCGAAAGTCATGTTGGCCCTGCTGGTCAGCGCAAGCGCCGAGGGCTATAAGAAGCTGGCTGTCTGGCTCAACGACATGG AGAACTATCGGCTGGAGAGTGCCTATGAGAAGCACCTCATCATCAAGGTCGTCCTG TTCCAGTTCGTCAACTCATACCTGAGCCTCTTCTACATTGGCTTCTACCTCAAGGACATGGAACGCCTGAAAGAG ATGCTGGCCACACTGCTGATCACCCGCCAGTTCCTCCAGAATGTTCGAGAGGTTCTGCAGCCCCACCTGTATCGGCGGCTGGGCCGAGGAGAGCTTGGCCTGCGGGCGGCCTGGGAGCTGGCCCGTGCCCTGCTTGGCCTCCTGAGCCTCCGGCGCCCCACACGCGGCCACCTCGAACCCCCGGCTGAAGAGGGTGGCGGTGGCAGCAGCAGTGGGGGGGGCCGCAGGTGTCTCAGTGGGGGCTGCGGGGCacctgaggaggaagaggaggccacGGTGGAGCGGCGGCCggcaggggaagggggagaggtgggggatgggccccgggggggcagagaggaggaggacgaagaggaggaggaggacgacgaagaggaggaggaggaggaggaggaaggcgaGGAGGGTGGCCTCCTGGACTGTGGGCTCCGACTGAAGAAGGTCAGCTTTGCTGAGCGGGGGGCTGGGCGGCGTCGGCCAGGCCCAAGCCAGGaggccctcctggaggaggggagccCCACCATGGTGGAGAAGGGGTTGGAACCAGGTGTGTTCACACTGGCCGAGGAGGACGATGAGGCCGAGGGGGCTCCCAGCAGCCCCGAACGGGAACCTCCCCCAGCTGTCCTGCTCCGCCGGGCCGGAGGTGAGGGCCGAGACCAGGGGCCAGATGGGGGCCTGGACCCAGAGCCAGGCTCAGGCGACTCAGCCCGGAAGCAGCGGCGGCAGAACCGGTCATCTTGGATCGACCCACCAGAAGAGGAACACTCCTCTCAGCTCACCCAGGCGGAGCTCGAGAGCTGCATGAAGAAATATGAG GACACGTTCCAGGACTACCAGGAGATGTTCGTGCAGTTTGGCTATGTCGTGCTCTTCTCGTCCGCCTTCCCCCTGGCTGCCCTCTGCGCCCTCATCAACAACCTCATCGAGATCCGCAGTGACGCCCTCAAGCTGTGCACGGGGCTACAGCGGCCCTTTGGGCAGCGGGTGGAAAGCATTGGCCAGTGGCAG aaGGTGATGGAGGTCATGGGCGTCCTGGCAATCGTGGTCAATTGCTATCTAATTGGCCAGTGTGGGCAGCTGCAGCGCCTCTTCCCCTGGCTCAGTCCCGAGGCAGCCATCGTGTCCGTGGTGGTGCTCGAG CACTTCGCTCTGCTCCTCAAGTACCTCATCCATGTGGCCATCCCCGACATCCCGGGCTGGGTGGCTGAGGAGATGGCCAAGCTGGAGTACCAGCGCCGGGAGGCCTTCAAG AGACATGAGCGCCAGGCCCAGCACCGCTACCAACAACAGCAGCGGcggaggcgggaggaggaggagcgaCAGCGCCACGCGGAACACCACGCCCGGAGGGAGCGAGACGCCAGTGGCCGAGAGGAGGCTCGGGCCGAGGGCTCTGGGTTGGACCCTGCTGCCCCGGAGAAAACCTCGGCCAAGGCCAAGGGCAGTGGGGCAGGTGGCCACGGGCCGGAGCGACCCAAGCGCCCGGGGTCCCTGCTGGCACCCAACAACGTCATGAAGCTGAAGCAGATCATCCCGCTGCAGGGCAAGTTCCTGTCATCGGGGGCCTCGTCCTCCTCGCCGGCCGGCCCGGGGGCCAACCTCACCACCCGGCCAACCCCTGCCCAGTCGCCCACTGGCAGTGACACCCGCCTGCCAGCCTTCCTTAGCTTCAAATTCCTCAAGTCACCTGAGACCCGGCGGGACCCAGAGCGTAGCCACTCTCCACCCAAGGCCTTCCACGCCGGCAAGCTTTTCCCCTTCGGCGGGGCCCGGGCAGAGGCCGGGTCCAACGGGGCGGGCGGGCAGGCCCGGCAGGACGGGACCCTCGGCGGTGGCGGTTGCCGAGCCCAGCGGAGTGGGCTGGCGGACGAGGCTGCAGCTGAGGAGCCGGACACACCCCGGCCCGAAGAGGAAGGCTCAG GGACAGCGCTGGCCCCCGTGGGCGCCCCGGCCCTCCGCACCCGCCGCAGCCGGAGCCCtgcgccgccgccaccgccgccaaCACCGCTGCCTCGGCCCCCGACGCCCCCCGCGGGCTGCTGGCAGTGGGACGGGCCGTGGGGCTGCGGGGGCGAGGGGGCCgccccccgccaggctcctgctGCCAACGACTGCCCGCCCTGCGCCCTCGCCGGGCCCCcgcctgccccccagcccctgccgGGGGACGCCAGCTTCTACAGCCTCCCGCTGCCGCCGCTGCCTCCCACCTCCGAGCCCCCCCAGCCCCCGATGCCCTCACCCAGCCCCAGCTCCAGTCCCAGTCCTCAGGCCGTATGCTGGCCCAGCGGCTGGCATTAG